The sequence below is a genomic window from Thioalkalivibrio sp. ALJ12.
CGCGATGGTCGAGCAGCGGGTCCGGTTCTCCTCGGCCTTCGACCAGATCACCTATCGTGGCGTGCCCGACATCCGGACCGTTGTCTACCGGGGGTACCCGGTCATGGCCATGATGCGCCTGCCCACCCAGGACTCCGACGGCAAGGCCAACCTGCACCAGGGTGCGGTCGGCACCGGGATCGACCTGGCCTCCGGCAGGACCATCGGCGGCGTGCAGCACAACCGGCCCATCTGGGAACACCCCGACACCGAACACTCGATTGTCGGGCTGGAAATCCCCGGCTGGAATGAACTGATGCAGCTGGCGTCAGGCTGTTACGAACTGAGCAAACTGGGCTATCTGGGCGTGGACGTCGTGATCGATCAGGACCGCGGCCCCCTGATTCTCGAACTCAATGCCCGCCCCGGGCTTGCGATCCAGATCGCCAATGGCGAGGGACTGGAGAGCCGGCTGCTCGCGGTGGACGCGCACCTGGTCGGGCGCGACGGCACCGAACCGCCCGAGCAGCGCGCGCGCTGGGCAGCCGGGGTCTTTGCGCGTCACGAAGCGACGCAAGCGGCGCCTGCGGATGCCGCCTCGGCCACCCCCGCGGCGCAAGACGCAGATTCAACAGAGATCGAGCGGCGCTAGCGAGGCAGGGGCCCTCGACCAACGCCGAGAGGCCCGAGCCACTTTCCGCTATCCTAGGCCCCATGACCTCGACAGCGCATTCCCACAGTCCGGCAGATATCGACCAGGCACTGGCGGACGCCGAGCGTGTCTGCACCCGACGCGGTGCGCGGCTGACCGAGCAGCGCCGCCGCATCCTCGAACAGATCCTGCGCACCGACGGCGTGATCAAGGCCTACGACCTGATCCATGCGCTGTCCTCGGATGACCACAGCATCAAGCCACCAACGGTCTACCGGACCCTGGCCTTCCTGCTGGAGCAGGGCCTGATCCACCGCATCGAGAGCCTGAACGGCTTCGTCGCCTGTTCCCACCCGGGTGAGCGCCATGAATCCGCGCTGATGATCTGTGACGGCTGCGGCCAGATCACCGAGTTCCATACCCCGGAGCCAGCCA
It includes:
- a CDS encoding alpha-L-glutamate ligase-like protein encodes the protein MGWLPRFVLPRTLREQGIVGMNARNARFIAQYNHRRFYPRVDDKLETKRLALDAGLSVPELYGVVRSHHEIRKLERLLRAYPDGFVIKPAHGAAGDGILVITGWRGDRLRRASGRTMEMSELHDHCSNILSGMYSLGGRPDVAMVEQRVRFSSAFDQITYRGVPDIRTVVYRGYPVMAMMRLPTQDSDGKANLHQGAVGTGIDLASGRTIGGVQHNRPIWEHPDTEHSIVGLEIPGWNELMQLASGCYELSKLGYLGVDVVIDQDRGPLILELNARPGLAIQIANGEGLESRLLAVDAHLVGRDGTEPPEQRARWAAGVFARHEATQAAPADAASATPAAQDADSTEIERR
- a CDS encoding transcriptional repressor — encoded protein: MTSTAHSHSPADIDQALADAERVCTRRGARLTEQRRRILEQILRTDGVIKAYDLIHALSSDDHSIKPPTVYRTLAFLLEQGLIHRIESLNGFVACSHPGERHESALMICDGCGQITEFHTPEPATQALEAQATAQGFAIDSRMVELHGHCADCRNA